A genomic segment from Diospyros lotus cultivar Yz01 chromosome 5, ASM1463336v1, whole genome shotgun sequence encodes:
- the LOC127801144 gene encoding hydroquinone glucosyltransferase-like, producing MEQQKPHVAILPSPGMGHLIPLAEFAKRLFLCHGFHVTFIVPTLGPLSASQKAFLDALPAGITHLLLPPVSLDDLPANAKIETQISLTVARSLPSLYKVFKSLVDSSEVAALVVDLFATDAFDVAVEFKVSPYVFFPSTAMCLSLCFHLPKLDQAVTCEYRDLPEPVRIPGCIPVHGRDLFDPVHDRKNDAYKWILHHSTRFRLAEGIIVNSFEDLEPGSLRVLQDQGTGNPPIYPVGPLVQMAGGGGVDGSGCLRWLDDQPNGSVLFISFGSGGTLSYDQLIELAFGLEMSEQRFMWVVRSPNDEVANANYFTVHSTKDPFAFLPKGFLERTKGLGLVVPSWAPQAQILRHRSAGGFLSHCGWNSVLESIINGVPLIAWPLYAEQKMNAVMLTEDIKVALRPKAGENELVGRAEIARVVKSLIEGEQGKELRSRMRDLKDASGKVLADGGPSARSLAELAEMWKKKKKAARS from the coding sequence ATGGAACAACAAAAGCCCCACGTAGCCATTCTTCCCTCTCCGGGTATGGGTCACCTCATCCCTCTCGCAGAGTTCGCCAAGCGACTCTTTCTCTGCCATGGCTTCCACGTTACTTTCATCGTTCCAACCCTCGGCCCTTTGTCGGCCTCCCAAAAGGCCTTCCTCGATGCCCTTCCTGCCGGCATAacccaccttcttcttcctccagtcAGCCTCGACGACTTGCCGGCAAACGCCAAGATCGAGACGCAGATATCTCTCACGGTGGCACGCTCGCTGCCGTCTCTCTACAAAGTGTTCAAGTCTCTGGTTGACAGTTCCGAGGTCGCTGCTTTGGTGGTGGATCTCTTCGCAACTGATGCCTTTGATGTGGCCGTGGAATTCAAGGTTTCTCCCTACGTCTTCTTCCCATCCACGGCCATGTGTTTATCTCTGTGTTTTCACTTGCCAAAGCTCGATCAAGCGGTTACTTGCGAGTACAGAGACCTACCGGAGCCCGTTCGGATCCCGGGTTGTATACCGGTTCACGGGAGGGATCTCTTTGACCCCGTTCACGACAGAAAGAACGATGCCTACAAGTGGATTCTCCATCACTCAACACGCTTCCGTTTGGCGGAGGGGATAATAGTGAACAGCTTCGAGGACCTGGAACCTGGATCCCTGAGAGTTCTGCAAGACCAAGGAACGGGTAACCCACCCATTTACCCGGTGGGGCCGCTGGTTCAAATGGCTGGCGGCGGCGGGGTTGATGGGTCCGGTTGTTTGAGGTGGCTGGATGATCAGCCAAACGGGTCAGTCTTGTTCATATCATTTGGCAGCGGTGGGACCCTCTCCTATGATCAACTAATCGAGCTTGCATTTGGTTTGGAAATGAGTGAACAGAGATTCATGTGGGTTGTTCGAAGCCCAAACGATGAAGTTGCCAACGCCAATTACTTCACTGTTCACAGCACAAAAGACCCTTTCGCTTTCCTGCCAAAAGGTTTTCTAGAAAGGACCAAAGGCTTGGGTCTGGTAGTGCCGTCCTGGGCGCCGCAGGCCCAAATTCTCCGTCACCGGTCGGCCGGTGGATTCCTCAGCCACTGCGGCTGGAACTCGGTGCTGGAGAGCATCATCAACGGCGTTCCGTTGATCGCTTGGCCGCTCTACGCGGAGCAAAAGATGAACGCCGTGATGTTAACAGAGGACATAAAAGTGGCGCTGCGGCCAAAAGCAGGGGAAAATGAGCTTGTTGGAAGGGCCGAGATTGCGAGAGTTGTAAAGAGTTTAATTGAGGGAGAGCAAGGGAAGGAGCTACGCAGCCGTATGAGAGACCTTAAGGACGCCTCCGGGAAGGTGCTGGCCGACGGCGGCCCTTCGGCGAGGTCCCTCGCCGAGTTGGCCGagatgtggaagaagaagaagaaggcggcTCGTAGTTAG